One Enterococcus silesiacus genomic window carries:
- a CDS encoding magnesium-transporting ATPase, which yields MEAYKQPIETIIKEVNTNKEHGLSGQEVKNRLAEHGANKFHEAKKESVLKKFLHSLSDFTTIILLVAAAISFYTAIATDHGDYFEGILIIAIVIINAVLAIVQEGNAEKSLAALQDMNKQSSSVLRDGKVETIDAEDVVVGDILVLESGSMITADARLIQASQLRVEESALTGESEPVEKDSEYIGKEDAPIGDQINMVFKGCTVANGRGRAIVTATGMQTEMGKIAGLLNDDVTQQTPLQKRLNQLGKRISFIALGAAALVFIIGELQGEPILEMFMTAVSLAVAAVPETLMVIVTLTLAYGVQKMAKKHAIIRRLPAVETLGTANVICSDKTGTLTQNKMRVRRVWSRGDEVTDTEDAMTDEAMEVLKMASLCTDVIVDKDGDDLVIKGNPTEAAIVRAVEENYHTKAELEEKYPRIGEIPFDSERKMMTTVHKMGKKYISVTKGAFDVLLTRFRFGDVEQAAVVNDRFGKRALRVIAVGYAIYDEEPTEITSEALEKNLRLLGLIGMIDPPRPESKGAIARAKKAGIKTVMITGDHVVTAGAIAKELGILTDKSEALTGSELQKISDEELDSRVKSLSVYARVTPEDKIRIVKSWQRTGAVVAMTGDGVNDAPALKASDVGCAMGITGTDVAQGAADMILTDDNFATIVDAVAQGRAVYRNIRKAVNFLLSCNISEIFIVLIAMLLGWGAPFTAVQLLFVNVVADGLPGFALGKEPAEKGIMDEAPIPRNEGIFARGLWQKIGINAFVFTVITLFGFYLGANVDSVSYFFEASHEIGQTVAFLILAYSSILHVFNVRSTESIFRVKLSTNKSLFEMAVLAVIITTVIALLPFTQDLFGLVPIGMNHWLLVMGLSIIPIFVNEMIKFHYSTEEDVE from the coding sequence ATGGAAGCATACAAACAACCTATCGAGACAATTATCAAAGAAGTGAACACAAATAAAGAGCACGGCTTATCAGGGCAAGAGGTAAAGAATCGACTTGCTGAACATGGTGCCAATAAGTTCCATGAAGCCAAAAAAGAATCTGTATTGAAGAAGTTTCTTCATAGTTTATCTGATTTTACAACAATTATTTTATTAGTTGCAGCAGCTATTTCCTTTTACACAGCAATTGCTACAGATCATGGGGATTATTTTGAAGGGATTTTGATTATCGCCATCGTGATCATCAATGCAGTATTAGCGATCGTTCAAGAAGGAAACGCTGAAAAATCGTTGGCTGCGTTGCAGGATATGAACAAACAAAGCAGCTCAGTTTTACGTGATGGCAAAGTTGAGACCATCGATGCAGAAGATGTTGTTGTTGGCGATATACTAGTATTAGAATCAGGGTCGATGATCACAGCGGATGCCCGCTTGATTCAAGCATCCCAACTCAGAGTAGAAGAATCTGCACTGACTGGAGAAAGTGAACCTGTCGAAAAAGATTCGGAGTACATAGGAAAAGAAGATGCACCGATCGGTGATCAGATCAATATGGTCTTTAAAGGTTGTACAGTAGCAAATGGTCGTGGGCGAGCGATTGTTACAGCAACTGGGATGCAAACTGAAATGGGTAAAATCGCTGGTTTGTTAAATGACGATGTGACTCAACAAACGCCTTTACAAAAACGTTTGAACCAATTAGGAAAGCGAATTAGTTTCATTGCACTTGGTGCTGCAGCATTAGTCTTTATCATTGGTGAATTACAAGGTGAGCCGATCTTAGAAATGTTTATGACGGCAGTCTCGTTAGCTGTTGCAGCTGTACCTGAAACCTTGATGGTGATTGTGACATTGACATTGGCTTACGGTGTACAGAAAATGGCTAAAAAACATGCGATTATTCGTCGTCTGCCAGCGGTTGAGACATTAGGAACAGCTAACGTGATTTGTTCCGACAAAACAGGAACCTTGACGCAAAATAAAATGCGCGTCAGACGAGTTTGGTCTCGTGGAGATGAAGTAACGGACACTGAAGATGCGATGACAGATGAAGCGATGGAAGTCCTAAAAATGGCTTCACTTTGTACAGACGTTATCGTAGATAAAGATGGCGATGATTTAGTCATCAAAGGAAATCCTACAGAAGCTGCGATTGTTCGTGCAGTAGAAGAAAATTATCATACCAAAGCTGAATTAGAAGAAAAATACCCGAGAATCGGTGAAATTCCTTTCGATTCAGAGCGTAAGATGATGACGACTGTGCATAAAATGGGGAAAAAATATATCTCTGTAACTAAAGGCGCGTTCGATGTTTTGTTGACTCGTTTCCGTTTTGGAGACGTTGAACAAGCTGCTGTGGTAAATGACCGCTTTGGAAAACGTGCTTTACGTGTAATAGCAGTGGGTTATGCCATCTATGATGAAGAACCTACAGAAATCACTTCAGAGGCGTTAGAGAAGAATTTACGGCTATTAGGATTGATTGGCATGATCGATCCGCCAAGACCAGAGAGTAAGGGCGCAATTGCTAGAGCGAAAAAAGCAGGGATCAAAACAGTCATGATCACAGGAGATCATGTAGTGACCGCTGGAGCGATTGCCAAGGAATTAGGTATTTTAACGGATAAAAGTGAAGCATTAACAGGGTCAGAATTGCAAAAAATATCTGATGAAGAATTGGATTCACGAGTGAAATCACTCTCTGTTTATGCTCGAGTAACGCCTGAAGACAAAATCCGTATCGTTAAATCTTGGCAGCGGACGGGTGCTGTTGTTGCGATGACAGGAGACGGTGTTAATGATGCACCGGCCTTAAAAGCGAGTGATGTTGGTTGTGCTATGGGGATCACTGGAACAGATGTCGCCCAAGGTGCAGCAGACATGATTTTGACTGATGATAACTTTGCGACAATTGTTGATGCGGTTGCCCAAGGGCGTGCTGTTTATCGAAATATCCGTAAAGCAGTCAACTTTTTGCTAAGCTGTAATATTTCGGAGATATTTATTGTCCTGATCGCTATGTTGCTTGGTTGGGGAGCACCGTTTACAGCCGTTCAATTATTGTTTGTAAACGTTGTTGCTGATGGTTTGCCTGGTTTTGCTTTAGGAAAAGAACCTGCTGAAAAAGGCATCATGGATGAAGCACCGATTCCAAGAAATGAAGGGATTTTTGCACGTGGCTTGTGGCAAAAAATTGGAATCAATGCCTTTGTCTTTACGGTAATCACCTTGTTTGGATTCTACTTAGGTGCAAATGTCGATTCAGTTTCTTACTTTTTCGAAGCAAGCCATGAAATTGGTCAAACAGTAGCATTCTTAATTTTAGCTTATTCATCAATTTTACATGTGTTTAATGTGAGAAGTACAGAATCTATTTTTAGAGTAAAACTATCGACAAATAAATCATTGTTTGAAATGGCTGTATTGGCTGTCATTATTACAACGGTCATTGCTTTATTACCGTTCACACAAGATCTGTTTGGCTTAGTTCCGATTGGGATGAATCATTGGTTATTAGTAATGGGTCTATCGATCATACCGATTTTTGTCAATGAAATGATCAAATTCCATTATTCAACGGAAGAAGACGTAGAATAA
- a CDS encoding Cro/Cl family transcriptional regulator, protein MPKKKNSSFESSIHVYRAMKRMTQQELADKVGVSRQTIIQLERNRYNPSLLLAHDIADVFEVPIEQIFTFKKLTEDEQTNEETD, encoded by the coding sequence TTGCCAAAAAAGAAGAACTCATCTTTTGAGAGTTCCATTCACGTCTACAGAGCCATGAAACGCATGACCCAACAGGAACTTGCTGACAAGGTGGGAGTATCTAGACAAACAATTATTCAGTTAGAAAGAAATAGGTATAATCCTTCCCTTTTACTGGCTCATGACATAGCAGACGTTTTCGAAGTGCCGATTGAACAAATCTTCACTTTCAAAAAATTGACAGAAGACGAGCAAACGAACGAAGAAACCGACTAA